A DNA window from Massilia putida contains the following coding sequences:
- a CDS encoding chemotaxis protein CheW — translation MTSAFDWEALSRRLEAARAALAALDRPDPAAQERLLAERAAALAAAAAPVERPADGVEVLAFRCGGERYAFDSAWVARALPLLPLTLLPGVPSHVAGIAMWEGELLAVVDLRVLLALPLSELAEPGALIVLRGEDNRFAVLADAIDGTRRFAHADMGHSLPMLADPDASYLLGVAPDRTALLDARRLLADPTLVVNADH, via the coding sequence ATGACGTCCGCCTTCGATTGGGAAGCCTTGTCGCGCCGGCTGGAAGCGGCGCGCGCCGCGCTGGCCGCGCTCGACCGCCCCGACCCGGCGGCCCAGGAACGCCTGCTCGCCGAGCGCGCCGCCGCGCTGGCCGCCGCCGCCGCGCCGGTCGAACGGCCGGCCGACGGCGTGGAGGTGCTGGCCTTCCGCTGCGGCGGCGAGCGCTATGCGTTCGACTCGGCATGGGTCGCGCGCGCGCTGCCGCTGCTGCCCCTGACCTTGCTCCCGGGCGTGCCTTCCCACGTCGCCGGCATCGCGATGTGGGAAGGCGAGTTGCTGGCCGTGGTCGACCTGCGCGTGCTGCTTGCCCTGCCGTTGTCGGAACTGGCCGAACCCGGCGCGCTGATCGTGCTGCGGGGCGAGGACAACCGGTTTGCCGTCCTGGCCGACGCGATCGACGGCACACGCCGCTTCGCGCATGCCGACATGGGGCACAGCCTGCCCATGCTGGCCGACCCGGACGCCAGCTACCTGCTCGGCGTCGCCCCCGACCGCACCGCGCTGCTCGACGCGCGGCGCCTGCTTGCCGATCCGACGCTCGTCGTGAATGCGGACCACTGA
- a CDS encoding chemotaxis protein CheW, with protein MNSSAFAPEAAAVDVSQARLQVLEFICWGQRFAVPLASVRRAVLSARPVPLPGASDIVLGVLDVGGETVTVLDFARRACGGPTVITPSQQFLIVESNGFPCALVVDSIVGPGIAPPAAAWPAEAGQARFVDGALHLEDGLCLIVEPARFLFDHEREQLTQALAGAAGDRH; from the coding sequence ATGAATTCCTCCGCTTTCGCGCCCGAAGCGGCTGCCGTTGATGTATCCCAGGCAAGACTGCAAGTCCTCGAGTTCATCTGCTGGGGACAGCGTTTCGCCGTGCCGCTGGCGTCCGTGCGGCGGGCCGTGCTCAGCGCCCGGCCGGTGCCGTTGCCGGGAGCATCGGACATCGTCCTCGGTGTGCTCGACGTGGGCGGCGAGACCGTGACCGTCCTCGATTTCGCCCGCCGCGCGTGTGGCGGCCCGACGGTCATCACACCCTCTCAACAATTTCTCATCGTCGAATCGAACGGTTTCCCGTGCGCACTCGTCGTCGACAGCATCGTCGGCCCGGGCATTGCGCCGCCTGCCGCCGCTTGGCCGGCCGAGGCGGGCCAGGCCCGATTCGTCGACGGCGCACTGCATCTGGAAGACGGACTGTGCCTGATCGTCGAGCCGGCCCGCTTCCTGTTCGATCATGAACGGGAGCAACTGACGCAGGCGCTGGCGGGAGCTGCCGGTGATCGGCACTGA
- a CDS encoding CheR family methyltransferase — MIGTDPTLPATGVPATGVPATGVPATDVLALAAQRVEAETGLTFPGTRRRQFDAALGRMAEALGLPGAAACASWLLAGPWDAARSALCARFLTIGETYFFREPRALDLVCDVARAHLARGETRLLRIWSAGCCTGEEPYSIAMTLRRCAPRLLPDGVTILATDLNDAFLDFARAGRYRRWSFRRTDPADLDEFFRPLGDGRFEIDPQLRAAVRFASLNLASGAYPSSATGTPAQDVIFCRNVLMYFGQEQARRVIARMRDCLVDGGWLVVNASEASTSLFAGFTPVYQEDAVFFRKSALPAPADVPAKAPAAAPVAFTPAPEPAPAPAPAFAPTPAPAPRRDDAMARVHALADAGRREEALQGLRRAVEADALSAPLQQDAALFALEHDDRALARQCVRRLLYLEPDSAIGHYLSALIEDAAGRRPRARILLREFGRLAPGADAELRGALRQWMERAS, encoded by the coding sequence GTGATCGGCACTGACCCCACCTTGCCGGCCACGGGCGTGCCGGCCACGGGCGTGCCGGCCACGGGCGTGCCGGCAACGGATGTGCTGGCGCTGGCCGCACAGCGCGTCGAGGCCGAGACGGGACTGACATTCCCCGGTACCCGGCGCCGGCAGTTCGATGCCGCCCTGGGCCGGATGGCCGAGGCGCTCGGCCTGCCCGGCGCGGCGGCGTGCGCGTCGTGGCTGCTGGCCGGTCCGTGGGACGCCGCCCGCAGCGCCCTGTGCGCGCGTTTTCTCACCATCGGCGAGACTTATTTCTTCCGCGAGCCGCGCGCCCTCGACCTGGTGTGCGACGTCGCGCGCGCGCACCTGGCGCGCGGCGAGACCCGGTTGCTGCGCATCTGGAGCGCCGGCTGCTGCACGGGCGAGGAACCGTATTCGATCGCGATGACGCTGCGCCGCTGCGCGCCCCGGCTCCTTCCCGACGGCGTGACGATCCTCGCGACCGACCTGAACGACGCCTTCCTCGACTTCGCCCGCGCCGGCAGGTACCGGCGCTGGTCGTTCCGTCGCACCGATCCGGCCGACCTCGACGAATTCTTCCGGCCGCTCGGCGACGGCCGCTTCGAGATCGATCCGCAGCTGCGCGCGGCGGTCCGCTTCGCCAGCCTGAATCTCGCGTCCGGCGCGTATCCGTCCAGCGCGACGGGCACGCCCGCGCAGGACGTCATTTTCTGCCGCAATGTGCTCATGTATTTCGGCCAGGAGCAGGCCAGGCGCGTGATCGCCCGCATGCGCGATTGCCTCGTCGACGGCGGCTGGCTCGTGGTCAACGCGAGCGAAGCGTCGACGTCGCTGTTCGCCGGTTTCACGCCCGTGTACCAGGAGGACGCGGTGTTCTTCCGCAAGAGCGCGCTGCCGGCGCCCGCGGACGTGCCGGCCAAGGCGCCTGCCGCCGCGCCGGTGGCCTTCACGCCGGCGCCGGAACCCGCGCCCGCACCCGCGCCCGCATTCGCGCCCACACCCGCGCCGGCGCCGCGGCGCGACGACGCGATGGCGCGCGTGCACGCGCTGGCGGACGCGGGCCGGCGCGAGGAGGCGCTGCAAGGCCTGCGGCGCGCCGTCGAGGCCGACGCGTTGTCGGCGCCGCTGCAGCAGGACGCCGCGCTGTTCGCGCTCGAACACGACGACCGCGCGCTGGCGCGCCAATGCGTCCGGCGCCTGCTGTACCTCGAACCCGACAGCGCGATCGGCCATTACCTGTCCGCGCTGATCGAGGACGCCGCGGGCCGGCGGCCGCGCGCGCGCATCCTGCTGCGCGAATTCGGCCGCCTCGCGCCAGGTGCCGACGCCGAACTGCGCGGCGCCCTCAGGCAATGGATGGAGCGCGCGTCATGA
- a CDS encoding HDOD domain-containing protein: MGFFSRLVGGADGGGKQAAVAAASAQEQEQQAERISHDIDAAYYRWLTGSARFDAPAEVETAILDQVRALAARPGDAAELVPRVPEVIPKLLQSLAEEDVSASELSRLVVQDVVLVAEVIREANSAYYRPMTQVKTVEAAIMMLGHNGLRMLLARVAFRPVIKMQAEGFSKKAAPHVWGQSERCALAASLVAPGLTADVFEAYLAGLMQNVGLIVAFRLADRLCQNGTVPGSTDFGIELLACGRQMSAGIARHWEFPAEVTGAIEQAGDPDGSHLAQALDLGDRIAKLRLLLDAGVVGEDDALVTDGLDSFQRRCLGKLSHLEA; the protein is encoded by the coding sequence ATGGGCTTTTTTTCTCGTTTAGTGGGTGGCGCGGACGGCGGCGGCAAACAGGCCGCGGTGGCTGCGGCCAGTGCCCAGGAGCAGGAACAGCAGGCGGAGCGCATCAGCCATGACATCGACGCCGCCTACTACCGCTGGTTGACCGGGTCCGCCCGGTTCGACGCGCCGGCCGAGGTGGAGACCGCGATCCTCGACCAGGTCCGCGCGCTGGCGGCCCGTCCCGGCGACGCGGCCGAACTGGTGCCGCGCGTGCCGGAAGTGATTCCCAAACTGTTGCAAAGCCTGGCCGAGGAAGACGTCTCCGCCTCGGAACTGTCGCGCCTCGTCGTGCAGGACGTCGTGCTCGTGGCGGAAGTGATCCGCGAAGCCAACAGCGCGTACTACCGCCCGATGACGCAGGTAAAAACGGTCGAGGCCGCCATCATGATGCTCGGCCATAACGGCTTGCGCATGCTGCTGGCCCGCGTCGCATTCCGCCCCGTCATCAAGATGCAGGCCGAAGGCTTCTCGAAAAAGGCCGCGCCGCACGTCTGGGGCCAGTCCGAGCGCTGCGCGCTGGCCGCGAGCCTCGTCGCGCCCGGCCTCACCGCCGACGTGTTCGAAGCGTATCTGGCCGGCCTGATGCAGAACGTCGGCCTGATCGTCGCATTCCGGCTGGCCGACCGTTTGTGCCAGAACGGCACCGTGCCGGGCTCCACCGACTTCGGCATCGAATTGCTGGCCTGCGGGCGCCAGATGTCGGCCGGCATCGCGCGCCATTGGGAATTTCCGGCGGAGGTCACCGGAGCGATCGAACAGGCGGGCGATCCGGACGGCTCCCACCTGGCGCAGGCGCTCGACCTGGGCGACCGGATCGCCAAGCTGCGCCTGCTGCTCGACGCCGGCGTCGTCGGCGAGGACGATGCGCTCGTGACGGATGGCCTGGACAGCTTCCAGCGCCGCTGCCTGGGCAAGCTGAGCCACCTGGAAGCCTGA